One stretch of Streptomyces sp. NBC_01142 DNA includes these proteins:
- a CDS encoding Uma2 family endonuclease produces the protein MSAAAAEHPCDGPPATLLETANSLMEQHPGYRVEIIGGVITVAPPPDGAHARALTKLMSPFMVAGLDGGETEVLQAVGLWLPGGPDDYAIPDLAVVDADFEEHLVENNSYDPAVFRLVLEVTSTNYQSDLRNKVAAYAEAKIPVYVIIDRKHTRVHVLTEPVAGAYDQHRVHAPGEQITLPDSIGAEVKLDVAALLQAGERKA, from the coding sequence ATGTCTGCCGCAGCAGCCGAGCACCCCTGCGACGGCCCGCCGGCCACCCTGCTCGAGACGGCCAACAGCCTGATGGAGCAGCACCCCGGCTACCGCGTCGAGATCATCGGAGGCGTCATCACCGTGGCCCCACCACCCGACGGCGCCCATGCAAGGGCGCTCACCAAGCTCATGAGCCCCTTCATGGTGGCCGGCCTCGATGGCGGGGAGACAGAGGTACTCCAGGCAGTCGGGCTCTGGCTGCCGGGAGGCCCGGACGACTACGCCATCCCGGACCTCGCCGTCGTGGACGCCGATTTCGAAGAGCATCTCGTCGAGAACAACTCCTACGACCCCGCCGTGTTCCGCCTGGTCCTGGAGGTCACCTCCACCAACTACCAGTCGGACCTGCGGAACAAGGTCGCCGCCTACGCCGAGGCCAAGATCCCCGTCTACGTGATCATCGACCGCAAGCACACACGCGTCCACGTTCTGACGGAGCCCGTCGCCGGCGCGTACGACCAGCACCGCGTCCATGCGCCCGGCGAGCAGATCACGCTCCCCGACTCGATCGGTGCCGAGGTCAAGCTCGACGTGGCGGCCCTTCTCCAGGCCGGGGAGCGCAAGGCCTGA